One Fibrobacter succinogenes DNA segment encodes these proteins:
- a CDS encoding CCA tRNA nucleotidyltransferase, whose amino-acid sequence MPSIMTLAGKPFEPDLPKRLLSIAGEIREAGGRAFLVGGWVRDALLGKDCRDYDVEVYDLTQDELVPILKKYGRTNLVGKAFGVIHLAMKGLSLDFSFPRTESKVGYGHRGFVVHTDEKLSFKEAALRRDFTINAMGMELPELKLCDPYGGIDDLKKGLLRHVGPAFVEDSLRILRGVQFASRFALTLAPETVELCKTLSLADLSIERLFEEFKKWLLKPGKPSMGLRAFLDIRLNEFFPEVFPLRDSWEALGEMLDNMEALRRSLADVNAEAVGEAKCAPLSEAQAMEFAFAAFLSGNPETSLKFLERITNETHLLKIVPLLLTSYSELDFAIVNDAPALRRLAVKLGGLKLLCLLVKCTPREFYAGDAGFPEKLWQAAVDLDLLEAAPQPFLMGKMLMEMGFKPGKQMGEIIKQSFELQLDGKIKNAEDAIAWARSRT is encoded by the coding sequence ATGCCAAGCATAATGACTCTTGCGGGCAAACCGTTTGAACCAGATTTGCCCAAACGTTTGCTTTCTATTGCAGGCGAAATCCGTGAAGCTGGAGGCCGCGCTTTTTTAGTGGGCGGCTGGGTGCGCGACGCGCTTTTGGGCAAGGATTGCCGTGATTACGATGTCGAAGTTTACGACCTCACGCAAGATGAACTTGTCCCTATTTTAAAGAAGTATGGCCGTACGAATTTGGTCGGGAAGGCTTTTGGCGTCATTCATTTGGCGATGAAAGGGCTTTCGCTTGATTTTTCGTTCCCGCGTACAGAAAGTAAAGTCGGTTATGGGCACCGCGGTTTCGTGGTGCATACTGACGAGAAACTTTCGTTTAAGGAAGCTGCGCTTCGTCGCGATTTTACGATTAATGCGATGGGTATGGAGTTGCCTGAGCTTAAGCTTTGCGATCCGTATGGCGGAATTGACGACTTGAAGAAGGGGCTGCTGCGCCATGTGGGGCCTGCTTTTGTCGAAGATTCTTTGCGCATTTTGCGCGGTGTGCAGTTTGCGAGCCGCTTTGCACTTACACTTGCTCCCGAGACGGTTGAACTTTGCAAGACGCTTTCGCTTGCCGACCTTTCTATCGAAAGGCTTTTTGAAGAATTCAAAAAGTGGCTTTTGAAGCCCGGCAAACCGTCAATGGGACTTCGTGCGTTTTTGGACATTCGGCTCAATGAATTTTTCCCAGAAGTTTTCCCGCTCCGTGATTCTTGGGAGGCGTTGGGCGAAATGCTCGATAACATGGAAGCCTTGCGCAGGAGTCTCGCGGATGTTAATGCTGAGGCGGTTGGTGAAGCTAAATGCGCGCCGCTTTCGGAAGCTCAGGCCATGGAATTTGCATTTGCAGCATTCCTTAGCGGAAATCCGGAAACTTCGCTCAAGTTCTTGGAGCGCATTACCAACGAAACGCATTTGCTGAAAATCGTTCCGCTGTTGCTGACGTCTTATAGCGAACTTGATTTTGCGATTGTGAATGATGCGCCGGCGCTTCGTCGCCTGGCGGTGAAGCTTGGTGGCTTAAAGCTATTGTGCCTACTCGTGAAGTGTACGCCTCGCGAATTTTACGCTGGCGATGCCGGATTCCCCGAAAAATTGTGGCAAGCCGCTGTGGATCTTGATTTGCTTGAGGCTGCACCGCAGCCGTTCCTCATGGGCAAAATGCTCATGGAAATGGGTTTCAAGCCGGGCAAGCAAATGGGTGAGATTATCAAGCAGAGCTTTGAACTGCAACTCGATGGGAAAATCAAGAACGCCGAAGACGCAATCGCGTGGGCGAGAAGTAGAACTTAG
- a CDS encoding glycosyltransferase gives MGGIIIACLTALYALLFLFFIIGLLKTHRYRGPKATPSVSVVIPMRNEEEFAERTLNAVAAQDYIGEWEVICVDDRSTDRTREILEKFAATHPRFRVLSLSPDLPVIASPKKRALESAFKIAKNEVLLTMDADCIPRKSWITSMAGRFVDGICIVQGPKQNNGTRSMPHLYQKLETLGYTAMEAAGFSWGRPIVASAACLAYKRDLFFAVGGFGDLVNLSSGDDDMLIHKMMKIPGTKVCYNLDKDAVIETAPVHTWKQLFNQRARWSSNGTNYESKAYILLLTLIYTYYIWMFLSPWCAIFLDFPWEWCVFSILPKFIVDFVFLMIASWKLHAKRKMLAFLPVELIQIPMIVFCVPAGITGMFRWK, from the coding sequence ATGGGTGGCATTATTATCGCATGCCTGACTGCGCTTTACGCATTACTGTTCCTATTTTTCATCATAGGACTGTTAAAGACGCATCGCTATAGAGGCCCGAAAGCAACTCCGAGCGTGTCCGTCGTGATTCCCATGCGTAACGAAGAGGAATTTGCCGAACGCACGCTCAACGCTGTCGCCGCCCAGGATTACATTGGCGAATGGGAAGTCATTTGCGTCGATGACCGCTCCACGGACCGCACCCGCGAAATTCTCGAAAAGTTTGCCGCCACGCACCCGCGATTCAGAGTGCTCAGCCTCTCCCCCGATTTGCCGGTCATTGCAAGCCCCAAGAAACGCGCCCTCGAAAGCGCCTTCAAGATTGCAAAAAACGAGGTGCTTTTGACCATGGACGCCGACTGCATCCCGCGCAAGAGCTGGATTACCTCTATGGCCGGACGATTCGTCGATGGCATCTGCATTGTGCAAGGCCCCAAGCAGAACAACGGCACGCGTTCCATGCCGCATCTCTATCAAAAACTCGAAACGCTAGGCTACACCGCCATGGAAGCCGCCGGTTTTAGCTGGGGTCGCCCGATTGTCGCGAGCGCCGCTTGCCTTGCATACAAGAGAGACCTGTTCTTTGCTGTTGGCGGTTTTGGCGACCTCGTGAATCTTTCAAGCGGCGACGACGACATGCTCATCCACAAGATGATGAAAATTCCGGGAACAAAGGTCTGCTACAACCTCGACAAGGACGCCGTAATCGAGACCGCTCCGGTGCATACGTGGAAGCAACTGTTTAACCAGCGCGCCCGCTGGAGCAGCAACGGCACAAATTATGAAAGCAAGGCCTACATTCTGCTCCTCACGCTCATTTACACATACTACATCTGGATGTTCTTAAGCCCGTGGTGCGCAATATTCTTGGATTTCCCGTGGGAGTGGTGCGTGTTCAGCATTTTGCCCAAGTTTATCGTAGACTTCGTGTTCCTCATGATTGCATCGTGGAAGTTACACGCCAAGCGCAAAATGCTTGCGTTCTTGCCGGTGGAACTGATTCAAATTCCGATGATTGTGTTCTGCGTACCCGCAGGAATTACCGGAATGTTCCGGTGGAAATAA
- the lpxA gene encoding acyl-ACP--UDP-N-acetylglucosamine O-acyltransferase, translating to MLHPSAYVHPSAKIHESAIIGPWCVVDEGAEIGENVVLESRVRVYGGVTIKANTHVYDGAILGAPPQDLKYAGEPTRLEIGENCIIREYTTLNRGTAQGGGCTRLGDRVLIMAYAHVGHDCQIGEGAVIANACQLGGHVRIGRFATLGGTTAVQQRNQVGAYAFVGGTLKVDYDVPPCSRAFGNPLRFAALNLHALRIHASDFPPERIAFFERAFRELYRGKRPIAEVIEELKKGPEPLFQAFFDEHWSGTLVRP from the coding sequence ATGCTCCATCCTTCCGCTTATGTTCATCCTTCTGCAAAAATCCACGAGTCTGCTATTATCGGCCCTTGGTGCGTTGTCGATGAAGGGGCCGAAATCGGGGAAAATGTGGTGCTCGAATCTAGAGTGCGGGTGTATGGCGGTGTGACCATCAAGGCGAATACGCACGTTTACGATGGTGCGATTCTCGGCGCGCCTCCGCAAGACCTCAAGTACGCCGGTGAACCGACCCGCCTTGAAATTGGCGAAAATTGCATTATTCGCGAATACACGACGCTCAATCGCGGTACAGCGCAAGGTGGCGGCTGCACACGTCTTGGCGATCGCGTTTTGATAATGGCTTACGCTCATGTGGGGCATGACTGCCAGATTGGCGAGGGCGCTGTTATAGCAAACGCTTGCCAGCTCGGTGGGCATGTGCGCATCGGTAGGTTCGCCACTCTCGGTGGCACGACGGCGGTGCAGCAGCGCAACCAAGTGGGAGCTTACGCCTTCGTGGGCGGTACGCTCAAGGTCGATTATGACGTTCCTCCATGCAGCCGCGCTTTCGGTAACCCGCTCCGCTTTGCAGCCTTGAATCTCCATGCGCTCCGCATCCATGCAAGCGATTTCCCGCCGGAACGCATTGCATTTTTCGAGCGCGCTTTCCGTGAACTTTACCGCGGCAAGCGCCCCATTGCAGAAGTCATCGAAGAATTGAAAAAAGGCCCGGAACCTTTGTTCCAAGCCTTTTTCGATGAACACTGGTCGGGCACTTTGGTTCGCCCGTAA
- a CDS encoding glycoside hydrolase family 5 protein yields MLKKFFTTIAAGLAFGCTFWACERGSATIPQPEEEKEKIAPVAVDYTLGRTMNAILGRGINLGNSWDSRGSDDGGWGNPIEDSDFAIIKAAGFNSVRIPVRWQETSDYTTHTVDPDRLNGVLRHIRLAIANGLAVVVNFHHYDELSCYGGGMPPSYQSNNPPPPDDNPRCKYMPEKFQAEKAHFLAMWNQVATAMGEFADNQVVLEIWNEPAIPSSELVNEVMIDAYNVIRTAAPGKTIMFESYHLAKFEDLGSLHLPQDGNIIFSGHYYQPYTYTHQGQHGNKCLGDAAFANTASSDMASYAALARRLYPDVNGVDHVPLNMGEFGVAGGNDMWTCTWYDKNGNPVQGDWPSDQNKARWAMQTAQAAISNGISFHYWGFDHVGGFEAYDGSNWYPGFPDALLK; encoded by the coding sequence ATGTTAAAAAAGTTCTTTACAACCATAGCGGCTGGACTCGCATTCGGGTGCACTTTCTGGGCATGCGAAAGAGGCTCCGCCACAATACCTCAACCAGAAGAAGAAAAAGAAAAAATTGCACCCGTTGCCGTAGATTATACTTTGGGTAGAACCATGAACGCCATACTCGGACGCGGCATCAACCTTGGAAACTCCTGGGATTCAAGAGGTTCAGACGACGGTGGCTGGGGAAACCCTATCGAAGATTCCGATTTTGCCATCATTAAAGCAGCCGGCTTTAACTCGGTCCGTATTCCCGTCCGCTGGCAGGAAACCTCTGATTATACCACACACACTGTAGACCCAGACCGTTTAAACGGAGTTTTAAGACATATTCGACTTGCTATAGCGAATGGACTTGCCGTAGTAGTGAATTTCCATCATTACGACGAACTGAGTTGCTACGGCGGCGGAATGCCCCCTAGCTACCAAAGCAACAACCCGCCCCCTCCTGACGACAACCCCAGGTGCAAATACATGCCCGAAAAATTCCAGGCGGAAAAGGCTCACTTCCTTGCCATGTGGAATCAAGTAGCAACAGCAATGGGCGAATTTGCAGATAACCAGGTCGTCCTTGAAATTTGGAACGAACCGGCCATTCCAAGCAGCGAGCTCGTAAACGAAGTCATGATTGACGCCTATAACGTTATTCGCACAGCAGCACCAGGCAAGACCATCATGTTCGAATCTTACCACTTGGCAAAATTTGAAGACCTCGGAAGCCTGCACTTGCCGCAAGACGGAAACATTATCTTCAGCGGACACTACTATCAACCTTATACTTACACTCACCAGGGTCAACACGGCAACAAGTGCCTTGGCGATGCCGCCTTCGCAAACACGGCATCAAGCGACATGGCTTCATACGCAGCACTTGCCCGCCGTCTTTATCCTGACGTCAACGGCGTAGACCACGTTCCTTTGAATATGGGTGAATTCGGTGTCGCAGGCGGTAACGACATGTGGACATGCACATGGTACGACAAAAACGGAAACCCGGTCCAAGGCGATTGGCCATCTGACCAAAATAAGGCCCGTTGGGCAATGCAAACCGCACAAGCCGCCATCTCTAATGGAATTTCGTTCCATTACTGGGGTTTCGACCACGTCGGCGGTTTTGAAGCTTACGATGGTTCGAATTGGTATCCGGGATTCCCAGACGCTCTGTTGAAATAA
- a CDS encoding carbohydrate binding domain-containing protein — protein sequence MNGNLKKAIWKSALAAMLLASSSFAGYGFSDYRDRDQSHFVMKDPKPFRPDKEVVTVVMREAIPRGGGYTYQYPRENPEPVLTDKYAMEGALSMEIELIASDYSGVAICIAGSVDLTPYLEEGVLEFWIKGAQGGENALFVLVDDGVKSNGESLQVKLRSKSLGEITTEWKHFSIPLKLFGNTGVYWDAKNTREVMLPFAWSNFKGFRLEVRKDENESFKVWIDDIVIKKHGKPYEGPAHYPFRNEI from the coding sequence ATGAATGGAAACTTAAAAAAAGCCATTTGGAAGTCCGCTCTAGCGGCGATGCTTCTTGCTTCATCTTCTTTCGCTGGCTACGGTTTTAGCGATTACCGCGACCGTGATCAGTCCCACTTTGTCATGAAGGATCCTAAACCGTTCCGTCCTGATAAGGAAGTTGTCACCGTTGTCATGCGTGAGGCTATTCCTCGTGGTGGTGGTTATACGTACCAGTACCCGCGTGAAAACCCCGAACCGGTACTCACGGATAAGTATGCTATGGAAGGTGCTCTTTCCATGGAAATAGAACTTATCGCCAGTGACTACTCCGGTGTCGCTATTTGTATTGCGGGTTCCGTGGACTTGACTCCATATTTGGAAGAAGGTGTTCTCGAATTTTGGATCAAAGGCGCACAGGGTGGCGAAAACGCCTTGTTCGTGCTCGTTGACGATGGCGTGAAGAGCAATGGCGAATCCCTCCAGGTAAAGCTCCGCTCCAAGAGCCTTGGCGAAATTACAACTGAATGGAAGCACTTCAGCATTCCTCTCAAGCTGTTCGGCAATACCGGTGTTTACTGGGATGCAAAGAACACGCGCGAAGTGATGCTCCCGTTTGCTTGGTCCAACTTCAAGGGCTTCCGTCTCGAAGTCCGCAAGGATGAAAACGAATCCTTCAAGGTTTGGATTGACGATATCGTGATTAAGAAGCACGGCAAGCCGTACGAAGGCCCGGCTCATTATCCGTTCCGTAACGAGATTTAA